The proteins below are encoded in one region of Belonocnema kinseyi isolate 2016_QV_RU_SX_M_011 chromosome 1, B_treatae_v1, whole genome shotgun sequence:
- the LOC117177001 gene encoding salivary glue protein Sgs-3-like — MHKLQIYKFHIHKSTNLKPKNHKSMNPQSPYRQTNKPHTNNLKPKNSKPTNPKPTSSKSTKAQTRNPRTPNLQTTKPQAPYHEQTNPKPSISDPQTLNPQGPYPQTCKPQTINPTPTNPNRCTHKPQTNKPQTQ; from the coding sequence atgcACAAACTCCAAATATACAAGTTCCATATCCACAAAtctacaaacctcaaacccaaaAACCACAAATCCATGAACCCACAATCACCATATCGACAAACGAACAAACCCCATACCAACAATCTCAAACCCAagaactccaaacccacaaaccccaaacccacaagctctaaATCTACAAAAGCACAAACACGAAACCCTCgaaccccaaacctacaaaccacaaaaccacaagctccatatcacgAACAAACAAACCCCAAACCATCAATCTCagacccacaaaccctaaacccacaaggTCCATATCCACAAACATGCAAACCCCAAACCATCAATCCCACACCCACGAACCCAAACAGGTgcacccacaaacctcaaactaACAAACCACAAACCCAATAA